The Pseudonocardia sp. EC080619-01 genome segment CCGCATCGCCAACGAGTCCGACTTCGGCCTCGGCGGCAGCGTCTGGACCTCGGACCCGGAGCGTGGCGAGTCCGTGGCCGCCCGGGTGCAGACCGGCACGATTGGCATCAACGCCTACCTCCCGGACCCGGCGGCGCCGTTCGGCGGGATCAAGCAGTCCGGGCTCGGCCGCGAGCTCGGCCCGGAAGGGCTGACGGCCTACCAGGCACTGAAGTCGATCTACCTGGCGCCGTGAGCGGGTCGGCCGCCGCCCGCGGGCCGGGCGGCGGCCGTCCCGTCCGGACGACGGCGTCGACCGACCGACGGAGGCACGATGTCGCAGAGCTCCGCGATCCCGTCGCACCTACGGGAACCCCGCACCCGCGAGGCGTCCACCCCGGACGGCTACCGGCCGGCGTACCCGTCCTTCGCCGCGTGGACCTCGCCGGACGTCCGGCACGTCGTGATCGCCTTCCTCGGTGCGCAGGGCGACGCCGGGACGGGCGACCTCGACGCCGCGCTCGCGGCCGGCGACGGGCCACGGCACTACGACCGCGCCATCTCCGTCGGGCGCGTCGGCAGCCCGGAGGAGACGGTCACCGCCGCGTACTGGACGGACCCGCTCGCCTTCGAGCGGTGGTTCGACACGCACCGGGACGCCTGGCTGTCGCCCCGCGCCGGTGGTCGCTGGGTCGAGGCGGTCCGCCCGTCGGTGCGGCGGGTCGAGACGATCCTCGGTTCCCGGCGCCGGCCCGAGGGGCTGGCGGTCGTCGCCGGCGAGATGTCCGAGGAGGTCGTCGAGCACGGCTACTGGGGCAGCATGCGGGACCGGATGGCAGCGTCGTCGACCGAGGCCATGGACGACCCGCTCGCCCCGGAGACGGTGGTCGA includes the following:
- a CDS encoding phenylacetaldoxime dehydratase family protein — translated: MSQSSAIPSHLREPRTREASTPDGYRPAYPSFAAWTSPDVRHVVIAFLGAQGDAGTGDLDAALAAGDGPRHYDRAISVGRVGSPEETVTAAYWTDPLAFERWFDTHRDAWLSPRAGGRWVEAVRPSVRRVETILGSRRRPEGLAVVAGEMSEEVVEHGYWGSMRDRMAASSTEAMDDPLAPETVVDGGRVRIRGRGSVCLIRSGQDWSDTRDDERDTYLGEIEPLLGEGMDFLAGPGGAGAGCLSNRYLTVLDEDGAPTERTYGLGWWQTMADLERWSASHPSHLAIFGAFGRAVRDQGGRSALRLYHEVVVAAPHEQWFEYAGCVPGTGLLAGPEHR